From one Planococcus citri chromosome 3, ihPlaCitr1.1, whole genome shotgun sequence genomic stretch:
- the LOC135840963 gene encoding uncharacterized protein LOC135840963, which produces MYAKLKIPMLQILICVVIAAAEEKVQNIYNYEPTPIPMPSLYNGYRINPMARATPTSALDQKFHPLTELFPDSQIYYYRMPVVTPYVYVSEFGNYVDNSQPFLSFAPSSIPIQLPVSFLANGKPTRIHTFASDPKPKPEVKPVENQNSNIFNLNKGPYFLNGKPSDLYLLQDTFNPFNGNPLNSFYP; this is translated from the coding sequence ATGTAcgccaaattaaaaattcccaTGCTGCAAATTTTAATATGCGTTGTTATCGCTGCAGCTGAAGAAAAGGTCCAAAATATATATAATTATGAACCAACACCAATACCGATGCCATCTTTATACAACGGATATCGAATAAACCCGATGGCCAGAGCTACACCTACTTCGGCTTTAGATCAGAAATTTCATCCCTTGACGGAATTATTCCCAGATTCGCAAATATATTATTATCGTATGCCAGTTGTTACACCTTACGTGTACGTTTCAGAATTTGGTAATTATGTAGATAACTCTCAACCTTTTTTATCTTTTGCACCATCTTCGATACCTATCCAATTGCCGGTATCTTTCTTGGCTAACGGAAAACCTACCCGAATTCATACTTTCGCTTCTGATCCTAAGCCTAAACCGGAAGTAAAAccagttgaaaatcaaaattccaatatatttaatttaaataaaggTCCGTATTTTTTAAACGGTAAACCTAGCGATCTTTACTTATTACAAGATACTTTCAATCCGTTTAACGGTAATCCATTGAATTCATTTTATCCTTGA